The Prochlorococcus sp. MIT 0801 genomic sequence CTTGGTGATATTGCAGTTGGTAGTGTAGTTCTTAAAAACAGAGGATTTATAAAATTAGAGGGTCCAGAAGTAAGTTTAACTTTGAACGACTCATCAGCTAAAGATGCATTGATGAAGCTTGCAAAAATGGGTGGATATGGATTGGTTCTAACTAATAATGAAGAGAGCAAAAAAAATAATATCAACAATTCGGAAAATAAAGCAAATGCCGGACCCAAAGTAACTCTTTCATTTGATAACGAGGATTATTCCATAGCCTTTAATAGCATTTTACTTGCTTCAGGATTGCAAGCTAAACGAAGCAATAATCTTATTATTGTTGGTGAAAATGTTATCGGAAAGAGTTTTGGTCCGCAATTGTCTAAGGTTTATAGACTAAATCAGTCATCAGCATCATCAGCAGCAGATTATTTAGCAAGCTTAGGTGCATCAATTAGCAAGGTTGATACAATTGCTGGAGCTTCTAATAAACAAGGAAGTCCAGATAGCAATACTAAATCTTTCAAATATATAGATACATACTCAGCTTCAACAGGACCACTAATTGGACTAACAGGTACAACTGATTCAAGATTACAAACAATAACCTTAATAGGATCATCAGAACTAATTTTTATAGCTGAAAAATATTTAAAGCAACTTGATCTTAGGCAAAGACAAGTTGCGCTATCTGTCAAAATACTTGATGTTGAGTTTACTGATAGTGACTCTCTGAATAATGATTTTGCCTTTAGATCTGGGAGTACATTTATTGTAAATGAATCAGGCAAATTATTTAGTGCATTTGGAAATTTTATCCCTCCAAAATTAAGTACGACAAGTCCCTCACAATCTAAATCAGTTACTGAAACAATGACTACAGTAGATGGAATGACATCTACTGAATCTTCAATTGCTAAGGCTATAACTACTAGCGTTACACCTAACCCTGGATTTCAATATACAGCTAATGAATTATATAATTTTTTAGTAGCTCAAATAAAAAAATCAACAACTAAAGTTCTAGCAAATCCAACTTTGATTTTAAGTGAAAATTCAGAGGCTATAAAAGGAGGAGCCGAAGTAACCGGAGATGAAGGACTTGGTCAAGCGACAATAGGAAGACCATATGCAAATGAATCATTTGTCACTCTTGGAACAAAAGTCATTACTGACTACAAAACGTCTACAAGTAAAGAAGGTGGCTCGACAAGTTGTGAGGCTTCATTCTCTACTGCGGGTTTAACATTTGGTGCCAGAGTATTTAAAATAGACGATAATGGCTACGTTACATTTTCATTAAGTCCAGAATTAACATCGATTTCAGAAATAATAAATATACCTGGTTGTGGTGCAATAAATATTCTAAGTGTGAGGCGTTTAGATACAGGAACTTTACGAGTAAAAGACTCTCAGACATTAATTTTAACAGGTGTTATATCAAACAGAGATTCAAAGGTCGTAACGAAAACCCCCATATTAGGAGACATTCCAATACTTGGAAGAATATTTAGATCAAATGCAGGTAGTAAAAGAAAAGGGGAATTAATAATTCTTGTTACCCCTAGAATACTAAACGATTCAGTATCAAACACATCAGAAGTCGGCTTTGATCCAAGTAATGAAGAATCAAAAAATTTCCTTAAAAACAAATGAAATACAATTCACGTTATAAATTAGATCTACTATGGGAAAGAAGAAATAAAAGTAGCAGTACTCAACTTACATTTACCAATACAAAAAAACTTCGCAAATTGGGTTATTATGGTGGTTGTTTCATTGCAGGAATAGGAATATTAATTTTTTCATTAGGCTTATTTCATACTTATAGAAGAATAAAATTTAAAGAAAAATTAGCTTTAGAATCAAAAGAATATCAAGTATTAAAAAGCAAATTTGAATTATTAAAGAAGGAAGTTAATATTATTTATAGTATTAATAATCGAATCGCAAAAGGTATTATTGGAACTAGGTCTGGTTCATCATTATTATTAGAGTTGCAAAGAATATTGCCAAAAACCACTCAGATAACATCAATCAGAGTAAAAGATAATAATCTAATATTGACTGGCAAAGTAAAAGAACCTTATGGACTTGACCATATAAATTCATTTAAAGTTCAAATTTCAAATTCGTTCTTAATTAATGATCAATCAGTTTTTTTGTCAAGAATAAGTAGATCAGATCAAAATAAAAACAACCTAAATTTCCTTATATCATCAAAATTCTCAAATCCATCTACATCAACAATATTAGATAATTACGAAAGTCTTAAAACCTATGGACTACTTAAACGTGTTCAGTTATTAAAACAAGAGGGTCT encodes the following:
- a CDS encoding type II secretion system protein GspD, which translates into the protein MKSKLKFKQGILFGIILVNFLPNTVLASNNKINRVNNYPQISEKKININYENIKHLHENGAISTKEANKYINESSGNLQQDFITNQKNLNNEELIIKNKNELKKGRLVATESDLELTLKLINIENLKSYDISKLESGWQIIINLPEDIIIDRSKFHKKSKYFSNIKIDQLNKSLYIIKLAENSKYKINKPILNKGEKLEFKFIISPLKNKNSFKFPFFNRLKRTESPFNEQNEAKAPPLGDIAVGSVVLKNRGFIKLEGPEVSLTLNDSSAKDALMKLAKMGGYGLVLTNNEESKKNNINNSENKANAGPKVTLSFDNEDYSIAFNSILLASGLQAKRSNNLIIVGENVIGKSFGPQLSKVYRLNQSSASSAADYLASLGASISKVDTIAGASNKQGSPDSNTKSFKYIDTYSASTGPLIGLTGTTDSRLQTITLIGSSELIFIAEKYLKQLDLRQRQVALSVKILDVEFTDSDSLNNDFAFRSGSTFIVNESGKLFSAFGNFIPPKLSTTSPSQSKSVTETMTTVDGMTSTESSIAKAITTSVTPNPGFQYTANELYNFLVAQIKKSTTKVLANPTLILSENSEAIKGGAEVTGDEGLGQATIGRPYANESFVTLGTKVITDYKTSTSKEGGSTSCEASFSTAGLTFGARVFKIDDNGYVTFSLSPELTSISEIINIPGCGAINILSVRRLDTGTLRVKDSQTLILTGVISNRDSKVVTKTPILGDIPILGRIFRSNAGSKRKGELIILVTPRILNDSVSNTSEVGFDPSNEESKNFLKNK